CGGCAGGAGCAGCGAGATCAAAATTCCGATGATCGTAATGACCACCAGAAGCTCGACCAACGTGAAACCGCGGCGCGACTGGCTCACGGGCCGCCGCGCCAGGCACCGTGCCGGTTGGCAATGCACAACCATGACCTCCCCGCAATGATGTTTTTCCCCTGCCGCGCTCTAATTAAAAGTGTAGCAATCTTCGACAACTTATACAAACAGCATAAAACCGTCTCGATAAATCGCGGTCGCTGCCGAGTTACCGCGTTCGCGCCGTGGCGACCATGCCGCCACTCCGCTATCTTCTTCGTTGTATTGCCAGCGCGGATCGGCAACAGTAGCTACAATATGGGGATGCCAGAGCCAATTTCCGCACCGCAATCCTTCCCGCTAGTGCCGGATAATTCGAAGCCGGAGGGCTCGAAGCCGGTTGCGTCGAAGCCGCGGCCATTTCGCAGGGCGGTGCTTCGCGGCGTAGCGCTCGTGCTGCCGCCAGTGTTGACGGTCGTCACGCTCCTTTGGGTCGCGAGCACCGTGCAGGTGTATGTCTTGCAGCCGGTTACGGTCGGGGCTCGGGAGGTGCTCATCTGGTGGATCAGCGACGTGCGGCTCGAGCCCGACGACGTCGCCGGCGGCAAGCCGATGATGACCATCCATGGCCGCACGTACGAGCGATTGGAAAGCGGGCAATATGTTCCGCAGCAGGTGGTGGCCGATATGGCGGTATTGCCGCCCAATGCACGTTCGGCCTACGAGCAATATGTCTCCCGGCATTATTTACGGCCGACGATCGTCGTGCCGCTGTTTTTGCTGGTTTTTCTGACGGTGTTGTATGTGCTTGGCAAGCTGTTCACGGCACGAATGGGGAGCATCATCGAGGCGCTCGTGCGGCGGTTGCCTCTGGTGCGCGGCGTATACGCTTCGGTGAAGCAGGTGACCGATTTGGCGCTAGTGGATAGCGGCGACGTGCATTATTTGCGCGTCGTGGCGATCGAATTTCCCCGGGCGGGGATTTGGACGGTCGGGTTGGTGACCAGCGAAGGAATGAGCGACATCGCCGGCGCGGCGGGGGAGCCATGTCTGACGGTGGCCGTGCCGGGGTCGCCGGTGCCCTTTACGGGCAACGTGGTGACGGTGCCGAAAAGCGCGGCCCACGATTTAAATATCTCGATCGACGAAGCGCTGCAATTCTTCATTTCCTGCGGAGTTGTCGTGCCGCTGCGCGAAAGGATTGGAAAGGACGCCGTGAGAACTTCGGTCGTAAAGCTGCCTGAGCCGATTGCCTCGAGAGGGGCGCGCGGCGAACGGATGGGGTCGAATTCGCCAAGTCCGCCATTCTCAGATGTACAACAACCTGGAGCCGAGGGACGATGAGTTTCGCTCCATCCATTCGCATCGGCACTCGGAGCAGCCCGTTGGCTCGCTGGCAGGCGCAATGGGTGTCGGATGCGCTTGTCGACGCCGGCCGTCGGACGGAATTGGTGCCGATCACCACGCGCGGCGACGTTCAGCAGCTCGCTCCGGTCGAACAGCTCGGCACGCGCGGCGTGTTCACGAAGGAATTGCAGCGGGCCTTGCTCGCCAACGAGATTGATGTCGCGGTGCACAGCCTCAAGGATTTGCCCACCGAGGCTGTGCCTGGGCTGATTCTCGCGGCGGTGCCTAAGCGCGAGACGCCACTGGATGTGGTGGTCAGCCGCGACGGTTCGACGTTAACGGAGCTCCCCGCCGGAGCGCGAATCGGCACGGGCAGCTTGCGTCGGCAGAGCCAACTGCTCCATCTTCGCCCCGATCTGAGTGTTTCGCAGGTCCGCGGCAACGTCGACACTCGTTTGCGAAAGCTCGACGAGGGACAATTCGACGCATTGATTTTGGCCGAGGCAGGATTGCGCCGGCTCGGGTTGGCTCACCGAGTGACGCAGGTGCTCGGGCCGGATCAAATGCTGCCTGCGGTCGGTCAAGGAGCACTTGGATTGGAAACTCGTGCCGCCGATCATGCCACCCGCGAGGCCGTTGCGGCGCTCGACCATCCGGCATCGCACCTCGCAGTGCTGGCGGAACGGTCGCTGCTGGATTCGCTCGAAGGCGGATGCTTGGCCCCGATTGGGGCCTTGGCCACGATTGATTCGACGGCCAGGATGCGATTGCAAGGAGTCGTGCTGAGCCGCGACGGCTTCGAGCGATTGCACGCGAGCGTCGAGGAAAATCTTCAAGCGGACGTTCGAGCTACAGCTGGCGCCGATCGGGCGATTGAAGTAGGCCGCCGCCTGGCCGCGAAATTGCTCGAGCAGGGCGCCGGCAGCTTGATTCTCGCAGCGCGTGATGAACGGCCCGCATAGCCGAATATCGAATCGCGGTGCGCAGGAAGGGACAGCGATTGTTTCGGTTCAAAAAACGCAATTCCCTGCGGAAATTTCGCCTTTGTTGCCGCAAATCCCTCCGCGGGACTACTCATTTCGATCGGCCTCACCTATCATGCTTTTGGGGCAAGCCGGATCGAAGCGAGCAGCAGGGTACAAAATCCACGAGGTTTCTGTGGTTTTTCGCTAGATCGGCAGTATTTTTCTTCTTTTTGAGTCCTGCCGCTTGCGTTCGATCTATTCTTTTGGTGGCAGTTTCTTATAAATTTTGCGGATTCCTTACTTCTCCAGGGATAATTCACCATGAGTATCAAAGTGTTGGTTGCCGACGACCACGAAGTGGTTCGGCAGGGATTGATCAGCTTGTTCAACGGCTCGGATATCAAGATCGTAGGCGAAGCGAAAGATGGCGAGGAAGCGGTTGCGCTGGCTCGCAAGGTTCGGCCGCAGGTGGTGCTGTTGGATATTCGCATGCCGCAAGCCGACGGTTTGGCAACGCTCGAAAAGCTGCGTGCCGAAATGCCGGAGACCAAGATCGTCGTGCTGTCGACCTACGATAATCCGACCTATGTGGCCCGGGCGGTTGCATTGGGCGCAAGCGACTACGTGCTGAAGGGTTCGAGCCGGCAGGAATTGATCTCGGCGGTCACGGCGGC
This genomic stretch from Pirellulales bacterium harbors:
- the hemC gene encoding hydroxymethylbilane synthase, whose protein sequence is MSFAPSIRIGTRSSPLARWQAQWVSDALVDAGRRTELVPITTRGDVQQLAPVEQLGTRGVFTKELQRALLANEIDVAVHSLKDLPTEAVPGLILAAVPKRETPLDVVVSRDGSTLTELPAGARIGTGSLRRQSQLLHLRPDLSVSQVRGNVDTRLRKLDEGQFDALILAEAGLRRLGLAHRVTQVLGPDQMLPAVGQGALGLETRAADHATREAVAALDHPASHLAVLAERSLLDSLEGGCLAPIGALATIDSTARMRLQGVVLSRDGFERLHASVEENLQADVRATAGADRAIEVGRRLAAKLLEQGAGSLILAARDERPA
- a CDS encoding DUF502 domain-containing protein, whose translation is MPDNSKPEGSKPVASKPRPFRRAVLRGVALVLPPVLTVVTLLWVASTVQVYVLQPVTVGAREVLIWWISDVRLEPDDVAGGKPMMTIHGRTYERLESGQYVPQQVVADMAVLPPNARSAYEQYVSRHYLRPTIVVPLFLLVFLTVLYVLGKLFTARMGSIIEALVRRLPLVRGVYASVKQVTDLALVDSGDVHYLRVVAIEFPRAGIWTVGLVTSEGMSDIAGAAGEPCLTVAVPGSPVPFTGNVVTVPKSAAHDLNISIDEALQFFISCGVVVPLRERIGKDAVRTSVVKLPEPIASRGARGERMGSNSPSPPFSDVQQPGAEGR
- a CDS encoding response regulator transcription factor encodes the protein MSIKVLVADDHEVVRQGLISLFNGSDIKIVGEAKDGEEAVALARKVRPQVVLLDIRMPQADGLATLEKLRAEMPETKIVVLSTYDNPTYVARAVALGASDYVLKGSSRQELISAVTAAANGESPSKVGELRRVAGAMATRQNAADEDVPLTNRETQVLRHMALGLSNKEIGRSLTISIETVKEHVQNILRKIAVSDRTQAAVWAVRKGLV